A region from the Lolium perenne isolate Kyuss_39 chromosome 4, Kyuss_2.0, whole genome shotgun sequence genome encodes:
- the LOC139830171 gene encoding pentatricopeptide repeat-containing protein At2g22410, mitochondrial-like produces MLTVSLLDAHLARCCSARHLLQIHAQFIASGLLADAFAASRLLLFTSATRFLQLPLHHSFRLLKLVHHPNAFSCNTLLKAALLAGMPHLCLPLYASLPAPPDAYTHPTLAAACAARRDAAEGRQVHSHAIMHGFGDNLYVRNALMHMYSACGCLRDARRVFDAGPTWDAVSWNTILAAYVHAGDVDQALGVFARMPARNATAVSSMVSLFGKRGMVDEAWRVFDGADCRDIFAWTAMVSCFERNNMFAEALHVFSCMRREPWPLDEALMVSVVAACAQSEVIHNGELCHGLVIRAGLCSLVNVQNVLIHMYSCCLDVAAARRLFDSSKCLDMFSWNSMMAGYLKNGHVKDAMALFSAMPHKDNVSWSTLISGCVQNNQSSDALSVFDSMRSQGIRPDEVTVVSVISACTNLSALEKGRSVHQYIRQNNYHITLVLGTSLIDMYMKCGCLEAALEVFNVMEEKGTPCWNAVIVGLAMNGLVTKALDMFSEMEASGTAIPNEITFTGVLSACRNAGIVEEGRHFFKLMRHKYQIAPNIRHYGCMVDLLGRAGYVKEAEDMIESMPLSPDAPAWGALLGACWKHGEKEVGERVGRKLVDMDPHHDGFHAMLSNIYAKEGMWQSVNDLRGSMKQRHVIKVSGHTVLEMSHSS; encoded by the coding sequence ATGCTCACGGTGTCCCTCCTGGACGCGCACCTCGCGAGGTGCTGCTCCGCGCGGCACCTGCTTCAGATCCACGCCCAGTTCATCGCCTCCGGCCTCCTCGCCGACGCCTTCGCCgccagccgcctcctcctcttcacCTCCGCCACCCGCTTCCTCCAGCTCCCCCTCCACCACTCCTTCCGCCTCCTCAAACTCGTCCACCACCCCAACGCCTTCTCCTGCAACACCCTCCTCAAGGCCGCCCTGCTCGCCGGGATGCCGCACCTCTGCCTGCCACTGTACGCCTCCCTGCCAGCGCCCCCCGACGCCTACACCCACCCCACCCTCGCCGCGGCCTGCGCCGCAAGGAGGGACGCGGCCGAAGGCCGGCAGGTGCACTCCCACGCCATAATGCACGGGTTCGGCGACAACTTGTACGTCAGGAACGCCCTGATgcacatgtactctgcttgcggcTGCCTCCGGGACGCGCGCAGGGTGTTTGACGCAGGGCCCACGTGGGACGCTGTTTCCTGGAACACGATCCTGGCTGCGTACGTGCATGCCGGGGATGTCGACCAGGCACTCGGGGTGTTTGCGCGGATGCCGGCGCGGAATGCTACGGCTGTGAGCTCGATGGTGTCATTGTTTGGGAAGAGGGGTATGGTGGACGAGGCGTGGAGAGTGTTTGATGGGGCCGACTGCAGGGATATCTTCGCGTGGACGGCCATGGTTTCTTGCTTTGAGCGGAACAACATGTTTGCAGAGGCCTTGCACGTGTTCTCGTGTATGCGTCGTGAGCCGTGGCCTCTGGATGAGGCGCTGATGGTCAGTGTGGTGGCTGCTTGTGCACAGTCGGAGGTAATTCATAATGGGGAACTGTGCCATGGACTGGTTATAAGAGCTGGCCTTTGTTCGCTGGTGAATGTTCAGAATGTGCTGATCCATATGTATTCATGTTGCTTGGATGTTGCTGCGGCGCGGAGATTGTTTGACAGTAGCAAGTGCTTGGACATGTTTTCCTGGAACTCGATGATGGCTGGCTATCTAAAGAATGGTCATGTCAAAGATGCAATGGCATTGTTCAGTGCAATGCCTCACAAGGACAATGTTTCTTGGAGTACGTTGATATCTGGCTGTGTGCAGAATAACCAATCCTCAGATGCGCTCTCTGTTTTCGATAGCATGCGATCCCAGGGAATCAGGCCAGACGAGGTTACTGTTGTCAGTGTTATATCTGCATGCACTAATCTGTCCGCTCTGGAGAAAGGAAGGTCGGTGCATCAGTACATAAGGCAAAACAACTATCACATCACTCTTGTACTTGGGACTAGCCTCATTGACATGTACATGAAGTGTGGATGCTTGGAAGCTGCATTGGAAGTCTTCAATGTAATGGAAGAAAAAGGAACGCCTTGCTGGAATGCTGTCATTGTCGGACTGGCTATGAACGGCCTTGTGACAAAAGCCCTTGACATGTTTTCAGAGATGGAAGCATCTGGCACTGCTATCCCGAATGAGATAACTTTCACTGGAGTTTTGAGTGCTTGCCGAAATGCTGGCATTGTTGAGGAGGGCCGTCACTTCTTCAAGTTGATGCGGCACAAGTACCAAATCGCGCCGAACATTAGACATTACGGATGCATGGTTGATCTTCTTGGACGTGCTGGATATGTTAAAGAGGCTGAGGATATGATTGAGAGCATGCCCTTGTCACCTGATGCCCCAGCATGGGGTGCATTGCTTGGTGCCTGCTGGAAGCATGGTGAGAAAGAGGTTGGGGAAAGAGTGGGGAGGAAGCTTGTTGATATGGATCCTCACCACGACGGGTTTCATGCTATGCTGTCTAACATATATGCTAAAGAGGGGATGTGGCAATCTGTAAATGACCTAAGGGGTTCCATGAAGCAACGCCATGTCATAAAAGTTTCAGGGCACACTGTGCTTGAAATGTCACATTCTTCATGA